GCCGACCGGGAGCACGTTGGTCGAGCCGTCGGAGAGCCGCACGCCGGTGCCGGCCGCCGCCACCTGCATCACGGCCTTCGCGTAGTCGGCGACCGGGTGCTCCATGCTCTGGAACTGGGCGGCGATCCCGCAGGACGCCGAGTAGTCGTAGGTGCCGTAGTGCAGCCCGGTGCAGCGAGCGGCCGCCGCGTGCACCATGCGGGTCACCAGAGCCGTGCCGTCCGGGCCGAGGACCGCCTGGGGGGTCTCGACCTGGATCTCGAACCGCAGCGCCGCCGGACCCAGGCCGAGGCTCTCCTCGAGCCGGGACGCCGCCACCACCATCGCCTCGACCTGCTCGACGGAGGTCACCTTGGGCAGCGTGACGACGAAGCCCTCGGGCAGAGGACCTGCACCGGCCAGCTCCTCGAGGAACAGCGCCAGCGTGCGCAGCCCGCGTCGCCGGGTCGGGGCCTCGAAGCTCTTGAACCGTATGCCGTTGAACGGCGCCGCCTCGTCGCGGCCGAGGGAGGCGGCCAGGGACCGCGCGGCCGAGCGCGCGGCCTCGTCCTCCTCGCCATCGGGCCGGTCGCCGTAGCCGTCCTCGAAGTCGATCCGCAGGTCCTCGATGGGCTCGGACGCGAGCTTGGCACGCACGCGCTCCAGCAGTCCGTCCTCGCCCTGCCCCAGCACGCCCCGGAAGCCCTCCGGGTCGGCGTCGAGGGACGCCAGAGCGGCGGCCCCCCACTGGGGCACCAGGCCCTCGGAGTAGCGGTCGGCGGGCACGTAGACCGTGTGCACCGGCTGCCGGCCGGCGCGCTCCCCGGGGTAACCCTCGCGCAGGGCCCGATCGGCTCCGGCCAGGCGGTCATCGAGCTCGTCGGCGAGGGACTCCAGCCAGGCGACGGAGACGGAGCCGGGCGGCTGGGCGTTGGGGCTCGACGGCGGCATGCGTCTCCTCATGGACGGGGCATTTTTCTGGAGCGCGGACATTATCTTCTGACTGGTGGAAGTCAAGGCTCCGCCGCTGCCGCCTCCGTGTGGTTGGCTCGCCGCGTGGTCGCCCTCCGCATCCTCATCGCCAGCACCCGCCCCGGCCGCCTGGGCCCGACCGTGGCCCGGTGGGTGCTGGAGCAGGTGCCCACGACCGGGTTCGACGTCGAGGTGCTCGACCTCGCCGACTTCGCGCTGCCGTTCCTCGACGAGCCGCGCGAGCCGTCGGAGGGCGACTACGCGCACGAGCACACCCGGCGCTGGTCGGCCGCGGTCCGCGACGCCGAGGCGCTGCTCATCGTGATGCCGGAGTACAACCGCGGCTACAACGCCGCCCTGAAGAACGCCATCGACTTCCTGTACGCCGAGTGGGAGGGGCTGCCCGTGGCCTGCGTGGGCTACGGCTGGTACGGCGCCCGCCACGCGAAGGCGGCCCTGCGCCAGACGCTGGAGCGCGTGAAGATGACCGTGGTCGAGGCGCCCGGCCTGGCGTTCGGCAGCACCCTGGTCGACGGTGAGGTGGTGGCCGATGCCGAGCTCGTCGGCGAGCTCGCGAAGACCTTCGAGGGGCTCCGGGACGCCGCGGCTCGATCCACCCGCGATCGCTCGTAGGGCCGCTGGTCTCCCGATCCCGTTGCCGTTCAGGGACGTTGGCCTCTGAGTGGTGGGGTCCGACGTCACTGGCGTCGACTCCGGGTCGTCACCACCATGGTGGATCCGGGCGGGGTTCCCTGCTCCGGCTTCTACCGGGTGCGCGACGGCAAGGTCATCTCGCACGTGTTCCTGACCGTCCGCAGCTACGAGCCTGCGAGGTGATGTGGGGCGGTTCCACTGGGCACCGTGACGAACGCACCTCGGCGCCTGACGCACCGGGGTGCGTCCTTCTGCGCGCAGGCGCCGCCGGAGGCCCAGCCACCACTCAGGCGGACACGAGGCGCAGATCAGGCGTCGCGCAGCCGGTCGTAGAGCGCGCTGTCCTCGAAGGTGTCACCAGTCGGTGCGTTGCCGCGTTCGGTGCCCACATGGGTGAACCCCGCCCGCTCGGCCACCCGTCGTGACCCCGCGTTGCTGGCCGACGTCAGCAGGTAGAGGCGGTGCACGTCGAGCCCCGCCGGGTCGAAAGCCCAGTCGGTCGCCCGCCGGACGGCCTCGGCCATCACCCCGCGGCCCCGCGCCGCCGGGCGGGCCCAGTAGCCGACCTGGGCCTCATCACGCCCCGGCAGCCCGTCGAACTCGAAGACCGCCACGTTGCCCAGTGCCTCGTCGGTGTCGCGGTCGGCCACGCACCAGGCGACGCGGTGCCCGTTCGCCGCCGTAAGGGCGATGCGCGCCAGGTAGGCAGGGACGGCGTCGGGGTGCCGGGGCAGCGGGGAGTGCGGCACGAAGTGGCGCAGCACCGGGTCGTTGGACGCCTCCACCAAGGCCTCTCCGTCGGTCTCGCGCCAGGGCCGCAGCCGCATCCTCGGTGTCTCCAGCGGGTGAGGCTCGAGCCACCGGGTCGCCGGCTCACGCGGGCCGTCGGCGGTGGTCCAGCCCGTCCAGCAGTCGACGACGACACCGTCGACCACACGCGGCACCGTGGCCCCGAAGGCGAACCCCGCCTCCCATGCCGCCCGGCGCGAAGTGAGGTCCCCGCTGCGCGCGTGCCAGTGCACCACGGCACACCCACCATCGGTGAACGCCCACTGCAGTGCCCGCCGGGCAGCGGCGCCGGCCGGGGCGACCGAGCGGTCGGGGAGGTCGATGGTGAGCTCGGCCTCACCGGGGCGCAGGGGGGCCAGGGTGACGCTGCCGTGGGTACGGGCGTCGACCTCGACCTCGACGCGGCGCAGGGTGCTCATGCCGCACACGATGATGCACGCTCCACGAGGGCCTCACACTGGGCCGGACGGTCCGGCGTGAGCGTCGATAGACTGGCGCCTGGTGTGCCGGGAAGTCTGGTCGGCGGCGCCCGTCCTGCGACGGGGGTCCACGCGCACCGACGACCCCGAGGAACGGCCCCTGTGACTTCCCCCTCCGCCCGCCCCCGCATCCTCCGGCGCCCGAGCTGGACCGAGGCCCAGTTCGTGGCGGCGGCCCTGCGCACCGAGACGGTGGGTGGCGCCCTCCTGCTGGGGGCCGCCCTGGCGGCCATGATCTGGGCCAACTCCCC
This Knoellia sp. p5-6-4 DNA region includes the following protein-coding sequences:
- a CDS encoding aldolase: MPPSSPNAQPPGSVSVAWLESLADELDDRLAGADRALREGYPGERAGRQPVHTVYVPADRYSEGLVPQWGAAALASLDADPEGFRGVLGQGEDGLLERVRAKLASEPIEDLRIDFEDGYGDRPDGEEDEAARSAARSLAASLGRDEAAPFNGIRFKSFEAPTRRRGLRTLALFLEELAGAGPLPEGFVVTLPKVTSVEQVEAMVVAASRLEESLGLGPAALRFEIQVETPQAVLGPDGTALVTRMVHAAAARCTGLHYGTYDYSASCGIAAQFQSMEHPVADYAKAVMQVAAAGTGVRLSDGSTNVLPVGGPEAVRAGWALHHRLVRRSLERGYYQGWDLHPAQLPTRYAAVFAFYRDGLPQAADRLRRYVERADSGFLDEPATARALADFILRGVDCGAVGVAEAQGLSGVDAAGLAVLARRVAG
- a CDS encoding NAD(P)H-dependent oxidoreductase encodes the protein MVALRILIASTRPGRLGPTVARWVLEQVPTTGFDVEVLDLADFALPFLDEPREPSEGDYAHEHTRRWSAAVRDAEALLIVMPEYNRGYNAALKNAIDFLYAEWEGLPVACVGYGWYGARHAKAALRQTLERVKMTVVEAPGLAFGSTLVDGEVVADAELVGELAKTFEGLRDAAARSTRDRS
- a CDS encoding GNAT family protein produces the protein MSTLRRVEVEVDARTHGSVTLAPLRPGEAELTIDLPDRSVAPAGAAARRALQWAFTDGGCAVVHWHARSGDLTSRRAAWEAGFAFGATVPRVVDGVVVDCWTGWTTADGPREPATRWLEPHPLETPRMRLRPWRETDGEALVEASNDPVLRHFVPHSPLPRHPDAVPAYLARIALTAANGHRVAWCVADRDTDEALGNVAVFEFDGLPGRDEAQVGYWARPAARGRGVMAEAVRRATDWAFDPAGLDVHRLYLLTSASNAGSRRVAERAGFTHVGTERGNAPTGDTFEDSALYDRLRDA